The Argonema galeatum A003/A1 genomic interval CCGCTACATAAAACTTACCTAAACCTACCCAAACAACTCTAGCTGTCAAATAGGTTCAGCGTTTACTTCCTGCTTCACAGAGTCCTTAACGGTTGAACCGTTAAGTGGTTTTGACCCTCCACAAGCAATCCCCGTATAGCTTACGGTTAAAGGATAATCAATCTCTGGATGCCAGTATTCTAGATTAACACTGGCATTAAAATCTCTATCCATCACACTGCCACAATTGAGACAGTGATAAACTCTCTCTTTTAATGGCATTTTCTGACGATGATGGCAACAAGAACAAAGTTGAGAAGAAGGATAAAATCTATCCGCTATAATCAACCTTGAGCCATACCATTCGCACTTGTAACTTAACTGTCTTTTGAACTCAAAAAAGCCGCAATCAGCGATAGCACTGGCTAACCTATGGTTTTTGAGCATCCCAGATATGTTTAAATCCTCGATGACTATTTCGCTGTGGTTCTTAGCTAACCATGTCGTTAGTTTATGCAGTGCGTCTAATCTGATATTAGCTACTTTTTGATGTAATATAGATACTTGATTAACTGCCTTTTTCCTATTGGACGAGCCTTTGTGCTTTCTCGCTACCGCTCTTTGGAGATGAGCTAATTTCCTTTTGGCTTGACGGTAAGCTTTTGGGTTGGGGAATATCGAGCCATCCGAACAAGTAGCTAACGCATTTATACCTAAATCAACACCGAGCCGCTGTCTAATTTTCTGCGTTCCTTTTGGTTCAAATTGAAACTTATAACTAACATACCATTCTCCCGCTCTTTTACTAATTGTTACATTTTTAGGCTGCTCACTAGGTAAGATTTCGTGACATCTTACCCAACCAATTCTAGGGAGCTTTATTTTGTCTCCACTAAAAAGAATACTTCCTTCTAAATAAAAACTATCCGAATCTCCTTTGTTTTTAAACTTGGGCTGTTGGCAGTGTTTGTGTTTCCACCAGTTAGTAAAAGCTGTGGCTAAATTTCTTAAAGCCTGTTGAGGAGCGCATTTAGAAACTTCATAGTACCACTTATGCACGGGCTTGACCT includes:
- a CDS encoding RNA-guided endonuclease InsQ/TnpB family protein, which codes for MWRRSFKTKLKLNNQQKTILAKHAGVARHAYNWGLQTCLEALSRNEKLPSAIDLHKKLVAEVKPVHKWYYEVSKCAPQQALRNLATAFTNWWKHKHCQQPKFKNKGDSDSFYLEGSILFSGDKIKLPRIGWVRCHEILPSEQPKNVTISKRAGEWYVSYKFQFEPKGTQKIRQRLGVDLGINALATCSDGSIFPNPKAYRQAKRKLAHLQRAVARKHKGSSNRKKAVNQVSILHQKVANIRLDALHKLTTWLAKNHSEIVIEDLNISGMLKNHRLASAIADCGFFEFKRQLSYKCEWYGSRLIIADRFYPSSQLCSCCHHRQKMPLKERVYHCLNCGSVMDRDFNASVNLEYWHPEIDYPLTVSYTGIACGGSKPLNGSTVKDSVKQEVNAEPI